The genomic window CCGGCGGCGCCCAAAAGGAGGCGGCGGGAAAGCAGCGTCATGGACATATCCTGTCTTCGTTGGCCGGCCCGGCGAATTCTCCCTTTCGTTACCTTCGCATGGCGGCGCGGCGCGTCAACGCCCCGCCTCCGCCGGCACATGCACCTCATCCCCCAGCATGGTCACGGGCACCGCCTCCAGCACATCGCCCAGGCAGGGGCCGGACACGCAGACGCCATCCTCCACCCGGAACCGCGCCCCATGGGCCGCGCAGACGATGAGTTCGCGCTTGCGGTCCAGGAAGCGGTCGGGCACCGGCTCCAGCGGCACGCCGATATGCGGGCAGGAATTCACATAGACATGCACCGTCTCGCCGCGCCGCACGGCGAACAGGCCCGTGAAGCCGCCCGGCGGCGCGGAAAAGCCCCGCGCCTCGCCATCCGGAATGTCGGAGAGGCGGCAGAGCAGCCGCGTTTCCCCGCTCAAATCCCCGCCATCCCGCACAGCAGCTTCCAATGTTCCGGGGAGATGGGCATGACCGACAGGCGCGACTGCCGCACCAGCGCGATGCCCTCCAGCTTGGGTTCGGCCTTGATCTCGGCCAGCGTCACGGGGCGCTTCACGGGCTTCACCGCCTTCACATCCACGCAGACCCAGCGCCCCGTCTCGTCCGAGGGGTCGGGGTAGGCGGTGCGCACCACCTCCACCACGCCCACAATCTCCTTGCCGATATTGGAGTGGTAGAAGAAAGCCAGGTCGCCCAGCGCCATGCTCTTCAGGAACT from Roseococcus microcysteis includes these protein-coding regions:
- a CDS encoding Rieske (2Fe-2S) protein encodes the protein MSGETRLLCRLSDIPDGEARGFSAPPGGFTGLFAVRRGETVHVYVNSCPHIGVPLEPVPDRFLDRKRELIVCAAHGARFRVEDGVCVSGPCLGDVLEAVPVTMLGDEVHVPAEAGR
- a CDS encoding EVE domain-containing protein — protein: MPQHFLVKSEPDVFSWDDQVRNGVEPWTGVRNAQAAKFLKSMALGDLAFFYHSNIGKEIVGVVEVVRTAYPDPSDETGRWVCVDVKAVKPVKRPVTLAEIKAEPKLEGIALVRQSRLSVMPISPEHWKLLCGMAGI